A window of the Lysinibacillus irui genome harbors these coding sequences:
- the walK gene encoding cell wall metabolism sensor histidine kinase WalK yields the protein MQKVSFFKSIHVKLVLIYILLILLALQIIGIYFARQLEQNLKSNFQDSIFQRVDLMQYSLREEILKERDESMPKLEESLKSIVMEFSTGLRDVSNGDILEIRVIDDRQRILATSELENQNLIGQRSNTDLVRRAISAETLFDIIKLDNKTRNRVWVLANPIRAGAGPDDEIIGVLYIEANIESVFEQMNEINRIFLGGTAMSLVFTIFLGILVARTITQPIADMRKQAQAMAKGNYSRKVRVYGTDEIGQLAITFNHLTNRLQEAQSTTEAERRKLDSVLSNMTDGVIATDRKGRIILINDPALELLHISRDITLGRPIASVLGIDQEYSFEDLIYMSDAINLNFSTADAPYILRANFSVIQKETGFINGLITVLHDITEQEKIEMDRREFVSNVSHELRTPLTTMRSYLEALADGAWKDENIAPTFLNVTQTETERMIRLVNDLLQLSRMDSADYELNKDIVLFNSFFNRIIDRFEMSKSDKVQFERIFPETSFYVEIDTDKVTQVIDNIISNAIKYSPDGGNIRFGFTGQGDMLKVMISDDGMGIPKENVGRIFDRFYRVDRARARSMGGTGLGLAIAREMIEAHGGKIWAESEEGQGTTIFFTLPYDADEFGEAGEWE from the coding sequence ATGCAGAAAGTAAGCTTCTTTAAATCCATTCATGTCAAATTAGTGCTGATTTATATTTTATTAATCTTACTTGCTTTACAAATTATCGGTATCTATTTCGCACGTCAATTAGAACAAAATTTGAAGAGCAACTTCCAAGATTCTATTTTCCAGCGGGTTGACTTGATGCAATATAGTCTCCGTGAGGAAATTTTAAAGGAACGCGATGAAAGCATGCCAAAACTAGAGGAAAGCTTAAAGTCAATTGTAATGGAGTTTTCTACTGGTTTAAGGGATGTTTCGAATGGTGATATTCTAGAAATTCGTGTCATTGATGATAGACAAAGGATACTAGCAACATCTGAGCTTGAGAATCAAAATTTAATTGGACAACGCTCTAACACAGACCTTGTACGACGTGCGATATCGGCTGAAACGCTCTTTGATATCATTAAACTTGATAACAAAACAAGGAATCGAGTATGGGTATTGGCGAACCCGATTCGAGCGGGTGCAGGGCCAGATGATGAAATTATCGGTGTTCTATATATTGAAGCGAATATTGAGTCTGTTTTTGAACAAATGAACGAAATTAATCGTATTTTCCTTGGCGGCACAGCAATGTCGTTAGTCTTTACGATCTTTTTAGGTATTCTTGTTGCACGAACAATTACACAGCCAATTGCTGATATGCGAAAGCAAGCTCAGGCAATGGCGAAGGGAAACTATTCCAGAAAAGTACGCGTATATGGTACGGATGAAATCGGACAGCTAGCGATAACCTTTAATCATTTAACTAATCGTTTACAAGAGGCACAATCGACCACAGAAGCGGAACGACGTAAGCTCGATTCGGTTCTGAGTAATATGACAGATGGGGTTATTGCAACAGATCGTAAGGGACGTATTATTTTAATTAATGATCCTGCACTTGAGTTGCTACATATTTCAAGGGATATTACATTAGGTCGCCCTATTGCTTCCGTATTGGGAATCGATCAGGAATATAGTTTTGAAGACTTGATTTATATGAGTGATGCAATCAATTTAAACTTTAGTACAGCGGATGCTCCCTATATATTACGTGCCAATTTCTCCGTTATTCAAAAAGAGACAGGCTTTATTAATGGTCTTATTACTGTACTACACGATATAACGGAGCAGGAAAAGATAGAAATGGATCGACGAGAGTTTGTATCGAATGTATCACATGAATTAAGAACACCATTAACAACAATGCGTAGTTATTTAGAGGCACTAGCAGATGGGGCATGGAAAGATGAAAATATCGCTCCTACATTTTTAAATGTAACGCAAACTGAAACAGAGCGTATGATTCGTCTAGTGAATGATTTATTGCAATTATCACGAATGGATAGTGCAGACTACGAATTGAATAAAGATATTGTCTTATTTAATTCATTCTTTAATCGTATAATTGACCGATTTGAAATGTCTAAGTCCGATAAAGTACAATTTGAACGAATATTCCCTGAAACGTCCTTTTATGTAGAAATTGATACGGATAAGGTGACTCAGGTTATTGATAATATTATTTCAAATGCAATCAAATACTCACCGGATGGTGGTAATATTCGCTTTGGCTTTACTGGACAAGGGGATATGCTGAAAGTCATGATTTCAGATGATGGTATGGGGATTCCTAAAGAAAACGTAGGTCGTATTTTTGATCGTTTCTATCGCGTTGATCGTGCACGAGCTCGTTCAATGGGAGGAACAGGATTAGGATTGGCTATTGCTCGGGAAATGATTGAGGCTCATGGTGGTAAGATTTGGGCTGAAAGTGAGGAAGGACAAGGTACAACCATTTTCTTCACATTACCATATGATGCAGATGAATTTGGTGAGGCAGGTGAGTGGGAATGA
- the yycF gene encoding response regulator YycF — protein sequence MNKTILVVDDEKPIADILQFNLIKEGYKVICAYDGDEALKKVEEEQPDLMLLDIMLPKRDGMEVCREVRKKYDFPIIMLTAKGSEIDKVLGLEMGADDYVTKPFSTRELIARVKANMRRLQVVAPVAEEAEEESNEIVVGSLVIQPDAYLVMKRDETIELTHREFELLHYLGKHIGQVMTREHLLQTVWGYDYFGDVRTVDVTIRRLREKIEDNPSHPAWIVTRRGVGYYLRNPEQE from the coding sequence ATGAACAAAACAATATTAGTTGTTGACGATGAAAAACCAATCGCAGATATTTTGCAATTTAATTTAATAAAAGAAGGCTATAAAGTTATTTGTGCTTATGATGGAGATGAAGCGTTAAAGAAAGTGGAGGAAGAGCAACCCGACTTAATGCTTTTAGATATCATGCTGCCGAAGCGTGATGGAATGGAAGTTTGTAGAGAGGTACGTAAAAAATACGATTTCCCTATAATTATGCTAACAGCGAAAGGCTCTGAAATTGATAAAGTATTAGGATTAGAGATGGGTGCAGATGATTATGTAACAAAGCCATTTAGTACTCGTGAGCTTATTGCGCGTGTAAAAGCCAATATGCGCCGTTTACAAGTGGTTGCTCCTGTGGCAGAAGAGGCTGAGGAAGAGTCAAATGAGATTGTGGTAGGATCTCTTGTTATTCAACCAGATGCATATCTAGTAATGAAGCGTGATGAAACAATTGAATTAACACATCGTGAATTTGAGTTACTTCATTATTTAGGAAAACACATTGGTCAAGTAATGACACGTGAGCACTTACTACAAACGGTATGGGGCTATGATTACTTTGGCGATGTGCGAACTGTTGACGTAACAATTCGTCGCTTACGTGAAAAAATTGAGGATAATCCTAGTCATCCTGCTTGGATTGTCACACGACGTGGTGTAGGTTATTATTTACGAAATCCTGAACAGGAGTAA
- a CDS encoding M23 family metallopeptidase yields the protein MNSFFKRKEENNRFTYNFSSFKKASIVAVLMTSLTINMGFAKEYDKENLNKIYHVYVGNEYIGAVSDEKVIQDIIASKEKAASQQFKGFSIDASSAVKIIPEQVFVNETKDAETLSKLKQSLVAKSDAFTLLVDHKPVVSLKNTEAYEKTVQLLKLQYVSQQELDKLANTQQSINNLPELQNGESRLLDISFKQGVSGLSQKVTPTDILSPEQAVKYLMTGHLEQETYKIQSGDVLGSVAKKHNLTTSELLALNPGITVDTVLQIGQALNVTVAKPFVTIEVKKEKKVADVIPFKKVVKEDPTMYKGEKVIKQEGANGKKETTYALTSENGTQTSKVALEEKIIQQPVDQIEVVGTKVISSRGTGEFAWPAVGGYISSGMGERWGAFHRGIDIARPSNYNILAADNGIVVAAGSSGTYGNRIVINHNNGYTTLYGHLSSINVEVGQVVEKGSVIGIMGSTGNSTGTHLHFEVEKNGSLENPLSYVGR from the coding sequence ATGAATTCGTTTTTTAAAAGAAAAGAAGAAAACAATAGATTCACCTACAATTTTTCTTCTTTTAAAAAGGCTTCAATCGTTGCAGTTTTAATGACAAGCCTAACGATTAATATGGGTTTTGCCAAGGAATATGACAAAGAAAACTTAAATAAAATTTACCACGTTTATGTGGGGAATGAATATATTGGTGCAGTATCTGATGAGAAGGTAATTCAAGATATCATTGCATCTAAAGAAAAAGCAGCGAGTCAGCAATTTAAAGGGTTTTCTATTGACGCTAGTTCAGCTGTTAAAATAATCCCAGAACAAGTTTTTGTGAATGAAACAAAAGATGCAGAAACACTATCAAAGCTTAAGCAATCATTAGTAGCGAAGTCTGATGCATTTACATTATTAGTTGATCATAAACCAGTCGTATCGTTAAAGAATACAGAGGCTTATGAAAAAACTGTTCAGCTGTTAAAGCTACAATATGTTTCTCAGCAAGAATTAGATAAACTAGCGAATACCCAACAATCTATTAATAATTTACCTGAACTGCAAAATGGTGAATCGCGTCTTTTAGATATTTCCTTTAAACAGGGAGTCTCAGGATTATCACAAAAGGTTACACCAACTGATATTTTATCGCCTGAGCAAGCAGTAAAATATTTAATGACAGGTCATCTAGAGCAAGAAACATATAAAATTCAATCAGGTGATGTATTAGGTTCGGTTGCTAAAAAACACAATTTAACAACTAGTGAACTATTAGCTTTGAACCCTGGTATTACTGTGGATACAGTTTTACAAATTGGGCAAGCATTAAATGTTACAGTGGCAAAGCCATTTGTCACAATTGAGGTAAAAAAGGAAAAGAAAGTTGCAGATGTAATTCCATTTAAAAAAGTGGTCAAAGAAGACCCGACTATGTATAAAGGCGAAAAAGTGATTAAACAAGAAGGCGCTAATGGAAAAAAAGAAACAACCTATGCATTAACATCTGAAAACGGTACGCAAACATCGAAAGTAGCATTAGAAGAAAAAATCATTCAACAACCAGTAGATCAAATTGAAGTAGTTGGCACAAAGGTAATTTCTTCACGAGGTACTGGCGAATTTGCATGGCCAGCAGTTGGGGGCTATATCTCAAGTGGTATGGGTGAACGTTGGGGAGCCTTCCATCGTGGTATTGATATCGCTCGTCCAAGTAACTATAATATTTTAGCTGCTGATAATGGTATAGTTGTTGCGGCTGGTTCTTCAGGCACTTATGGTAATCGTATTGTTATTAATCACAATAATGGTTATACAACGCTTTATGGACATTTATCTTCAATTAATGTTGAAGTGGGACAAGTAGTGGAAAAAGGTTCTGTAATCGGCATAATGGGTTCAACTGGTAATTCTACAGGTACTCATTTGCACTTTGAAGTTGAAAAGAACGGTTCATTAGAAAATCCATTATCTTATGTAGGTCGATAA
- a CDS encoding YitT family protein, producing MLRHQRTNMHKIFLRIIMVSLGAIIMALGLELFLVPNHIMDGGIVGVSIITSHLLNLPLGIFIFILNLPFIFLGYKQIGKTFALSTGLGITVLSLATLVLHNIHPFTEDTLLATVFGGMILGVGVGIVIRYGGSLDGTEILAILFNSKTPFSVGEIIMFFNVLIFTVAGFVFNWEQAMYSIIAYYIAYKMIDIVIQGLEESKSVYIISDDIDEIGQTIMDRLGRGVTFLHGEGAYTGNDKKVIFTVITRLEESKLKSIVAEIDDNAFLAIGNIAEVKGGRFKKKDIH from the coding sequence ATGTTGAGACATCAGAGAACGAATATGCATAAAATTTTCCTAAGAATTATTATGGTGTCACTAGGTGCGATTATAATGGCATTGGGCTTAGAATTATTTTTAGTACCCAACCACATTATGGATGGAGGCATTGTCGGTGTTTCCATCATTACATCTCATTTATTAAATTTACCCCTTGGTATTTTCATCTTCATTTTAAACTTACCTTTTATTTTCTTAGGCTATAAACAAATTGGTAAAACTTTCGCACTGTCTACAGGGCTAGGTATTACCGTACTCTCCTTAGCAACCCTTGTCTTACATAACATACATCCATTTACGGAAGATACATTATTGGCTACAGTTTTTGGGGGAATGATTTTAGGCGTTGGTGTCGGAATTGTCATTCGGTATGGTGGTTCTTTGGATGGAACTGAAATACTAGCCATTCTTTTTAATAGCAAGACACCTTTTTCAGTTGGAGAAATTATTATGTTCTTCAACGTCCTTATTTTCACAGTGGCAGGTTTTGTTTTTAATTGGGAACAAGCAATGTACTCCATTATTGCATACTATATTGCCTATAAAATGATTGATATTGTGATTCAAGGATTAGAGGAATCAAAATCCGTTTATATCATTAGTGACGACATTGATGAAATAGGACAAACAATTATGGATCGACTTGGGCGTGGTGTTACTTTTCTTCATGGGGAAGGAGCTTATACTGGCAACGATAAGAAAGTCATCTTCACAGTTATTACTCGGTTAGAAGAATCTAAGCTAAAATCAATTGTCGCTGAGATAGATGATAATGCCTTTTTAGCCATTGGTAATATCGCAGAGGTAAAGGGTGGTCGCTTTAAGAAGAAGGATATTCACTAA
- a CDS encoding adenylosuccinate synthase, whose translation MTSVVVVGTQWGDEGKGKITDFLSQKADAIARFAGGDNAGHTIKIDGETYKLHLIPSGIFYKEKTSVIGNGLVVNPKSLVTELKGLQERGIDTDNLRISNRAHVILPYHIKQDIADEASRGENKIGTTCKGIGPCYQDKVARIGIRMADLLDKDIFEEKLRHNLAIKNKLFEKFYEVEGVTFEEIFEEYYGYGQEIAKYVTDTSKILNDVLDEGGKVLFEGAQGILLDVDQGTYPYVTSSNPVAGGVAIGAGVGPSRVTSVIGVSKAYTSRVGDGPFPTELFDEVGQQIREVGREYGTTTGRPRRVGWFDTVVVRHSRRVSGITHLALNSIDVLSGLETVKICTAYNYKGETITEYPANLHIIEQCEPIYEELPGWSEDVTSCRTLDELPDNARRYVERISELTGIQIATFSVGPAREQTNVLVDVWEA comes from the coding sequence ATGACATCAGTAGTAGTTGTAGGAACACAGTGGGGAGACGAAGGAAAAGGTAAAATTACAGATTTCCTTTCGCAAAAAGCCGATGCAATCGCTCGATTTGCAGGTGGGGATAATGCAGGACATACCATTAAAATTGATGGTGAAACATATAAACTACATTTAATTCCATCAGGGATCTTCTATAAAGAAAAAACTTCAGTAATTGGTAACGGATTAGTTGTCAATCCAAAGTCATTAGTAACAGAGCTTAAAGGCTTACAAGAACGTGGTATTGATACAGATAATCTACGTATTTCTAATCGTGCACATGTTATTTTGCCTTACCATATTAAGCAAGATATCGCTGACGAAGCTAGTCGTGGGGAAAATAAAATTGGCACAACTTGTAAAGGGATTGGGCCTTGTTATCAAGATAAAGTAGCACGTATCGGAATTCGAATGGCTGACTTACTTGATAAAGATATTTTTGAGGAAAAACTACGTCATAATTTAGCCATTAAAAATAAATTATTTGAGAAATTCTATGAAGTTGAAGGCGTAACATTCGAAGAAATTTTTGAGGAATACTATGGTTACGGTCAAGAAATTGCAAAATATGTAACAGATACATCTAAAATTTTAAATGATGTACTTGATGAAGGCGGTAAAGTGTTATTTGAAGGGGCTCAAGGTATTTTACTTGATGTAGATCAAGGTACGTATCCATATGTAACTTCTTCAAATCCCGTAGCTGGTGGAGTAGCCATTGGCGCTGGTGTTGGTCCATCACGAGTGACAAGTGTTATTGGTGTATCAAAGGCTTATACTTCTCGTGTAGGAGATGGTCCTTTCCCAACAGAGTTATTTGATGAAGTAGGACAACAAATTCGTGAGGTTGGTCGCGAGTACGGTACAACAACAGGACGTCCACGTCGTGTAGGTTGGTTTGATACAGTAGTTGTTCGTCATTCACGTCGCGTAAGTGGTATCACACATCTTGCTCTAAACTCTATTGATGTTTTATCTGGCTTAGAAACAGTCAAAATCTGTACTGCCTATAATTATAAAGGTGAAACAATAACAGAGTACCCAGCAAATCTTCATATTATTGAACAATGTGAACCAATTTATGAGGAACTTCCAGGCTGGTCTGAGGATGTAACAAGCTGCCGAACTTTAGATGAACTACCTGATAATGCTCGCCGCTACGTAGAACGTATTAGTGAGTTAACAGGAATTCAAATTGCTACGTTCTCAGTTGGACCTGCTCGTGAGCAAACAAACGTTTTAGTTGATGTTTGGGAAGCATAA
- the dnaB gene encoding replicative DNA helicase — translation MSEPMMDRVPPHNREAEQSVIGAIFLEPQALITASEILLADDFYLNAHKKIFETMLRLSDQGKAIDVVTVTEELSAKKEIEDVGGLSYLLELANAVPTAANVAHYAKIVEEKALLRRLIRVATKIVEDGYTREDEVEALLGEAEKKMMEVANRKNAGDFKHVKDVLVETFDNIEQLQSQKGEVTGIPTGFRDLDNITAGFQRNDLIIVAARPSVGKTAFALNVAQSVAVQARENVAIFSLEMGAEQLVMRMLCAEGNIDAQVLRTGALTTEDWGKLTMAMGSLSNSGIFIDDTPGVRINEIRAKCRRLAQENGLGMILIDYLQLIQGSGKPGENRQQEVSEISRSLKGLARELKVPVIALSQLSRGVEQRQDKRPMMSDLRESGSIEQDADIVAFLYRDDYYDKESENKNMIEIIIAKQRNGPTGTVTLAFKKEFNKFINVDWSQMPPPPPRD, via the coding sequence ATGAGTGAACCGATGATGGACCGCGTTCCACCGCATAACCGGGAGGCGGAGCAATCGGTTATCGGTGCTATTTTCCTTGAACCACAGGCGTTAATAACAGCATCAGAAATTTTATTGGCCGATGATTTTTATTTAAATGCCCATAAGAAAATTTTCGAAACGATGCTGCGTTTGAGTGATCAAGGAAAAGCGATAGATGTTGTAACAGTTACGGAAGAATTATCAGCTAAAAAAGAGATTGAAGACGTTGGCGGGCTATCTTATTTACTAGAGCTCGCCAATGCTGTCCCTACAGCTGCCAATGTCGCACATTATGCAAAAATTGTTGAGGAAAAGGCACTATTACGTCGCTTAATTCGTGTAGCTACGAAAATCGTCGAGGACGGCTATACGCGTGAGGACGAAGTAGAGGCGTTATTAGGTGAAGCAGAAAAGAAAATGATGGAGGTTGCCAATCGAAAGAACGCAGGTGACTTTAAGCATGTTAAAGATGTGCTTGTGGAAACTTTCGATAATATTGAGCAACTGCAATCACAAAAGGGAGAAGTAACAGGAATACCTACTGGCTTCCGTGATTTAGATAACATTACTGCTGGCTTCCAACGCAACGACTTAATTATTGTTGCGGCACGTCCATCTGTAGGGAAAACCGCCTTTGCGTTGAACGTTGCGCAAAGTGTTGCCGTGCAAGCACGTGAAAATGTTGCGATCTTTTCTTTAGAGATGGGTGCAGAACAACTAGTAATGCGTATGCTTTGTGCAGAAGGTAACATAGATGCACAAGTTTTACGTACAGGTGCTTTAACTACGGAAGATTGGGGTAAACTAACGATGGCAATGGGTAGTTTATCGAATTCAGGGATATTTATTGATGATACACCAGGTGTACGTATCAATGAAATTCGTGCAAAATGTCGACGTTTAGCACAAGAAAATGGACTTGGAATGATCTTAATTGATTATTTACAGTTAATTCAAGGTAGTGGTAAGCCAGGAGAAAACCGTCAGCAAGAGGTATCAGAGATTTCACGTTCCTTAAAGGGATTAGCCCGTGAATTAAAGGTTCCTGTTATTGCACTATCACAGCTATCACGTGGAGTTGAGCAACGACAAGATAAACGACCAATGATGAGTGACTTACGTGAATCGGGAAGTATTGAGCAAGATGCTGATATTGTTGCCTTTTTATACCGTGATGACTATTACGATAAAGAATCTGAGAATAAAAATATGATCGAAATTATTATTGCCAAACAACGTAATGGTCCAACAGGAACAGTTACACTTGCTTTTAAAAAGGAATTTAATAAATTCATTAATGTGGATTGGTCACAAATGCCACCACCACCGCCGCGTGATTAG
- the rplI gene encoding 50S ribosomal protein L9 has product MKVVFLKDVKGKGKKGEIKNVADGYAQNFLIKNGYAAEANAQALSQLEGQKKLEAKNAAAELAEAQALKEKVEKLTVELKAKSGEGGRLFGSVSTKQIADALQKVHGIKIDKRKMTLPEGIRALGFTNVPVKLHHEVSATLKVHVTEE; this is encoded by the coding sequence ATGAAAGTAGTATTTTTAAAAGACGTTAAAGGAAAAGGAAAAAAAGGTGAAATTAAAAACGTAGCTGATGGCTATGCACAAAATTTCCTTATTAAAAATGGCTATGCTGCAGAAGCAAATGCTCAAGCATTAAGTCAATTAGAGGGACAAAAAAAATTAGAAGCTAAAAATGCTGCTGCTGAATTAGCTGAAGCACAAGCGTTAAAAGAAAAAGTTGAAAAATTAACAGTTGAGCTAAAAGCAAAATCTGGTGAAGGTGGCCGTCTATTTGGCTCAGTATCTACAAAGCAAATTGCTGATGCATTACAAAAAGTGCATGGTATTAAAATTGATAAACGTAAGATGACTTTACCTGAAGGTATTCGTGCACTTGGTTTTACAAATGTTCCAGTAAAACTACATCATGAAGTATCAGCAACATTAAAAGTACATGTAACGGAAGAATAA
- a CDS encoding DHH family phosphoesterase, producing the protein MGTFRKRPIRYPLFVLSIFGIVTFVLLCIWNIGIGIGYGIGFVLLMAYTWKVEKIAFEETEKHIESISFRMKKVGEEALLEMPIGILLVNEQYEIEWSNPYMQGILNMESLVGEGIVNISDDIYVLMKTEETNEATITLRDRKYRVYYKKEERLLYFFDITEQIAIEKQYYADRTVIAILFVDNYDEITQAMDDQPRSLTNTMVTSIVNEWAAEHGVFVKRISSDRFLAVLNESILTELEKKKFAILDTIREKTAQKNLSLTLSIGVGAGSSSLVELGELAQSSLDLVLGRGGDQVAIKQPTGKLKFYGGKTNPVEKRTRVRARVISHALRDLIQDSDQVFVMGHKNPDMDSIGASVGVRKMAQMNDVKGYVIINFDELNGSVTRLMNEIESKSDFYENFLTPEEAAGKMTEKSLLVIVDTHKPNLVIDAHLLKLAEKVVVIDHHRRSEDFIENPTLVYMEPYASSTAELVTELLEYQPKRAKINMLEATALLAGIIVDTKSFTLRTGARTFEAASYLRTNGADTVLVQRLLKEDVDTYIERSKIVQTVKFVKPGIAVAVGEDSKVYDSVLIAQTADILLTMKDVSASFVIAHRADGKIGISARSLGEVNVQLIMERLGGGGHLTNAACQIDAKSIDGVKKHLEEAINEVIEGSSD; encoded by the coding sequence ATGGGTACTTTTAGAAAACGACCAATTCGCTATCCGCTTTTTGTTCTTTCCATATTTGGAATTGTGACGTTCGTGCTTCTATGTATTTGGAATATCGGGATAGGTATCGGTTATGGAATAGGTTTTGTTTTATTGATGGCTTACACATGGAAGGTCGAAAAGATAGCTTTTGAAGAAACTGAGAAGCATATTGAATCCATTTCCTTCCGTATGAAAAAAGTTGGAGAAGAGGCATTGCTAGAAATGCCGATTGGGATATTGCTGGTTAACGAGCAATATGAAATAGAATGGTCCAACCCATATATGCAAGGCATTTTAAATATGGAGTCATTAGTTGGAGAAGGTATTGTTAATATATCTGATGACATCTATGTACTAATGAAGACCGAAGAAACAAATGAGGCTACGATTACGCTACGTGATCGGAAATATCGTGTTTATTATAAAAAAGAGGAACGTCTACTGTATTTCTTTGATATAACAGAACAGATTGCCATTGAAAAGCAATACTACGCAGATCGTACAGTTATCGCTATATTATTTGTCGACAATTACGATGAAATCACGCAAGCTATGGATGACCAACCACGTAGTTTAACCAATACGATGGTTACATCAATTGTCAATGAGTGGGCTGCTGAGCATGGCGTATTTGTAAAACGAATATCATCAGATCGCTTTTTAGCAGTGTTAAACGAATCTATTTTAACAGAGCTGGAAAAGAAAAAATTTGCTATTTTAGATACCATTCGAGAAAAAACAGCTCAAAAGAATTTATCATTAACATTAAGTATTGGTGTAGGAGCTGGATCATCCTCGCTAGTAGAGTTGGGTGAATTGGCACAATCGAGTCTTGATCTTGTTCTAGGACGTGGTGGAGACCAAGTGGCGATTAAACAACCTACTGGTAAACTTAAATTTTACGGTGGGAAAACAAATCCAGTTGAAAAACGTACACGTGTTAGAGCGCGCGTTATTTCACATGCATTGCGTGATTTAATTCAAGACAGTGACCAAGTGTTTGTAATGGGACATAAAAATCCTGATATGGACTCTATTGGGGCATCTGTTGGTGTACGGAAAATGGCACAAATGAATGATGTAAAGGGTTATGTCATTATAAACTTTGATGAATTAAACGGTAGCGTTACACGACTAATGAATGAAATCGAGAGTAAATCGGATTTCTATGAAAATTTCCTTACACCTGAAGAAGCTGCTGGGAAAATGACAGAAAAATCATTGCTTGTTATCGTGGATACTCATAAGCCTAATTTAGTAATTGATGCACACTTATTAAAACTAGCTGAAAAGGTTGTTGTGATCGATCATCATCGTCGTAGTGAAGACTTTATCGAAAATCCTACACTTGTTTATATGGAGCCGTATGCGTCGTCTACGGCTGAGCTAGTAACAGAGCTACTAGAATATCAGCCGAAGCGTGCGAAGATCAATATGCTAGAGGCCACTGCTTTACTGGCAGGTATTATTGTCGATACCAAAAGCTTTACACTTCGAACGGGAGCACGTACATTTGAAGCGGCTTCTTATTTACGGACGAACGGTGCGGATACAGTATTAGTGCAGCGCCTTTTAAAAGAGGATGTGGACACATATATTGAGCGCTCTAAAATTGTGCAAACAGTCAAATTTGTAAAACCTGGAATTGCTGTTGCTGTTGGTGAAGATTCGAAAGTGTATGACTCTGTCTTAATTGCACAAACAGCAGATATTTTGCTAACTATGAAAGATGTAAGTGCATCCTTTGTCATTGCGCATCGAGCAGATGGAAAAATTGGTATAAGTGCACGATCGCTTGGAGAGGTCAATGTACAGCTAATCATGGAGAGGCTCGGCGGTGGTGGACATTTAACGAATGCCGCCTGCCAAATAGATGCTAAATCCATTGATGGCGTGAAAAAACATTTAGAAGAGGCCATAAATGAGGTCATTGAAGGGAGTTCGGACTAA